From Eubalaena glacialis isolate mEubGla1 chromosome 17, mEubGla1.1.hap2.+ XY, whole genome shotgun sequence, a single genomic window includes:
- the ZHX1 gene encoding zinc fingers and homeoboxes protein 1, which yields MASRRKSTTPCMVLASEQDPDLELISDLDEGPPVLTPVENTRAESISSDEEVHESMDSDNQQNKKVEGGYECKYCTFQTPDLNMFTFHVDSEHPNVVLNSSYVCVECNFLTKRYDALSEHNLKYHPGEENFKLTMVKRNNQTIFEQTINDLTFDGSFVKEENSEQAESTEVSSSGISISKTPIMKMMKNKVENKRITVHHNSVEDVPEEKENEIKPDREGTVENPSSSASESNTSTSIVNRIHPNTASTVVTPAAVLPGLAQVITAVSAQQNSSLIPKVLIPVNSIPTYNAALDNNPLLLNTYNKFPYPTMSEITVLSAQAKYTEEQIKIWFSAQRLKHGVSWTPEEVEEARRKQFNGTVHTVPQTITVIPTHISTGSNGLPSILQTCQIVGQPGLVLTQVAGANTLPVAAPIALTVAGVPNQTNAQKSQLPAAQPTAETKPAAAGAPSSQLVKNETAVANPDAFGVRAKKTKEQLAELKVSYLKNQFPHDSEIIRLMKITGLTKGEIKKWFSDTRYNQRNSKSNQCLHLNNDSSATIIIDSSDETTESPTVVTSQQKQSWNPFPDFTPQKFKEKTAEQLRALQASFLNSSVLTEEELNRLRAQTKLTRREIDAWFTEKKKSKALKEEKGEIEESNAGSSKEETGETSPGDESSAPKSGSTGKICKKTPEQLHMLKSAFVRTQWPSPEEYDKLAEESGLARTDIVSWFGDTRYAWKNGNLKWYYYYQSANSSSMNGLSSLRKRGRGRPKGRGRGRPRGRPRGSKRMNNWDRGPSLIKFKTGTAILKDYYLKHKFLNEQDLDELVNKSHMGYEQVREWFAERQRRSELGIELFEENEEEDEVIDDQEEDEEETDDSDTWEPPRHVKRKLSKSDD from the coding sequence ATGGCAAGCAGGCGAAAATCCACAACACCCTGCATGGTCCTAGCCAGTGAACAGGATCCAGACCTCGAGTTGATATCAGATTTGGATGAAGGTCCTCCTGTACTTACACCTGTAGAAAACACCAGAGCAGAGAGTATCTCAAGTGATGAAGAAGTTCATGAATCCATGGACTCTGACaatcagcaaaataaaaaagttgAAGGTGGCTATGAATGTAAATATTGTACTTTTCAAACTCCAGATCTAAATATGTTTACTTTTCATGTGGATTCAGAACATCCCAATGTAGTGCTAAATTCATCCTATGTTTGTGTCGAATGCAATTTTCTTACCAAAAGGTATGATGCACTTTCCGAGCATAATCTGAAATATCACCCaggagaagaaaatttcaagttgACTATGGTGAAACGAAATAACCAGACAATCTttgaacaaacaataaatgatctGACTTTTGATGGTAGTTTTGTTAAAGAGGAGAATTCAGAGCAAGCTGAATCGACAGAAGTTTCTTCTTCGGGAATATCTATCAGTAAAACTCCTATcatgaaaatgatgaaaaataaagtgGAGAACAAACGGATTACAGTTCATCATAATTCAGTTGAGGACGTTCCGGAAGAGAAGGAGAATGAAATCAAACCAGACCGTGAAGGAACTGTGGAAAATCCAAGTTCTTCAGCTTCTGAATCGAATACAAGTACTTCCATTGTAAACAGAATACATCCAAATACTGCCAGCACAGTTGTGACCCCAGCAGCAGTTCTTCCTGGGTTAGCACAGGTTATCACTGCTGTATCAGCTCAGCAGAATTCCAGTCTGATTCCCAAAGTCCTCATCCCTGTTAATAGCATTCCTACCTACAATGCTGCATTGGATAACAACCCCCTTTTGCTTAACACCTACAACAAATTCCCTTATCCAACAATGTCAGAAATTACTGTTCTTTCTGCCCAAGCAAAatatacagaggaacagatcaagATATGGTTTTCAGCCCAACGTCTAAAACATGGTGTTAGCTGGACTCCCGAGGAAGTAGAGGAGGCGAGAAGAAAACAATTCAACGGAACAGTCCACACTGTACCTCAGACCATAACTGTCATCCCCACCCACATTTCCACAGGGAGTAATGGTTTACCATCCATCTTACAGACATGCCAAATAGTTGGCCAGCCAGGTCTGGTCCTTACCCAAGTGGCTGGCGCGAATACCTTGCCAGTAGCAGCACCTATAGCCTTGACAGTGGCAGGGGTTCCAAATCAAACAAACGCACAGAAAAGTCAGCTCCCGGCCGCTCAGCCTACTGCAGAGACCaagccagcagcagcaggagcccCATCCTCTCAGCTTGTAAAAAATGAAACCGCCGTGGCGAACCCTGATGCGTTCGGCGTACGGGCAAAAAAGACTAAAGAGCAACTGGCAGAATTAAAAGTTAGCTACCTAAAGAATCAGTTTCCCCATGATTCTGAAATTATCAGACTTATGAAAATCACAGGGCTGACAAAAGGAGAGATTAAAAAATGGTTTAGTGACACAAGGTACAACCAGAGAAATTCAAAGAGTAATCAGTGCTTACATCTCAACAATGATTCCTCCGCCACTATTATCATAGACTCCAGTGATGAAACCACGGAATCCCCAACTGTTGTTACTTCACAGCAGAAACAATCCTGGAATCCTTTTCCAGACTTTACTCCCCAAAAGTTTAAAGAGAAGACGGCAGAGCAGCTTCGTGCCCTACAGGCAAGTTTTCTCAACAGCTCTGTACTTACAGAAGAAGAATTAAATAGGTTAAGAGCGCAAACCAAACTTACCAGAAGGGAAATTGATGCTTGGTTTacagagaagaagaaatcaaaagctttaaaggaagagaaaggagaaatagaggaaAGCAATGCAGGTAGTTCCAAAGAAGAAACTGGAGAAACTTCTCCTGGAGATGAGTCTAGTGCACCTAAGTCGGGGAGTACGggcaaaatatgtaaaaagacACCCGAGCAGTTGCACATGCTTAAAAGCGCATTTGTCCGAACACAGTGGCCGTCGCCAGAAGAGTATGACAAATTGGCTGAAGAAAGCGGGCTTGCTAGAACAGACATAGTTAGTTGGTTTGGGGACACCCGTTACGCTTGGAAAAATGGAAACTTGAAATGGTACTACTACTATCAAAGCGCCAATTCAAGCAGTATGAATGGTCTGTCTTCTCTTagaaaaagggggagagggagacccaaaggaagaggaagaggaagacctCGCGGGCGGCCCAGAGGAAGCAAGAGAATGAACAACTGGGACAGGGGGCCGTCCCTCATCAAATTTAAAACTGGAACTGCAATACTTAAGGATTATTACCTGAAGCACAAATTTCTTAATGAGCAAGACCTCGATGAACTTGTTAACAAATCACATATGGGCTACGAGCAGGTCAGAGAATGGTTTGCTGAAAGACAGAGAAGATCAGAGTTAGGTATAGAATTATTTGAGGAAAATGAGGAGGAAGATGAAGTTATTGATGATCAGGAAGAGGATGAAGAAGAAACAGATGACAGTGACACTTGGGAACCCCCACGACATGTGAAGCGGAAGCTTTCTAAATCAGATGACTGA